CGGTTCGCCCGCCGCGACCTTGAGCAGGCACGTGCCGCAGATGCCGGCGCGGCAGGAATTGGTGACCTGGTAGCCGGCGTTTTCCAGCACTTCGAGCAGGCTGTCATCCTCGCCGACGACAAGAACCTGGCCGGAAAGCGCCAGTTCGACCTCGAAGCTGTCGCCGGCAGCAGGCTCGGCGACCAGCTTCGGCGCAAAGCGCTCACGGTGCAGGGAGGCTGGCGGCCAGCACCGCGATGCGCCCTCGACCGCGTCGATCAGCGGGCCGGGGCCGCAGCAATAGATCAGCGTGCCGCGCTGCGGGACCGACAGGTGCCGGTCGAGATCGATCAAGCCGAACTCGTCCTGCGGCACGATGGAGATGTCGGCATCCTGATGGCCTGCGATCTCGTCGAGAAACGCCATCGAGCCGCGCGTGCGACCGCCATAGACCAGTGTCCAGGGGCGCCCGTGGCGCGACGCCTCCTTCAGCATGGGCAGGATCGGCGTGATCCCGATGCCGCCGGCGATGAACAAATAGCGGTTCGCATCGGTCAACGCGAAGTTGTTGCGCGGCCCCGACACCGGTATCACGTCGCCGGCACGCAGGGCGTCGTGAACATAGGCGGAGCCGCCGCGGCTGTTCGGCTCGCGCAACACCGCAATCCGCCAGGTCTCGCGGTCAGCGAGCTCGCCGCACAGCGAATATTGTCGGGCGATGCCGTTGGGCAGTTTCAGATCGATATGCGCGCCCGCGTCCCAGGCGGGCAGGAGGCCGCCGTCGGCATGACCAAGCTCGATCGCGAGCACGCCGTCCGCGACCGCGGAGAGGCGGCGTACCCTGGCGTTGAATGTCGAGCTTGCGTCCATCGTGTTGCCTTGCAGCGGGTGTCCCGCGACGACCCGTATGAACGGGTCGCGCGAGCAATGGCGGCGCATGGCGGCGCCGGATCGATGATCTGCGTCAGACGGCGGCGGCCGTCTTGCCTTCCCTGGCGCGCATCGTTGCGGCCACCACTTCGGGCGTGAACGTCTTCCAGGCGATGTCGCGCATGCCGATCATCGCGCGCAGGATTTCCTCGCGATCCTCGTCGGTCTTGGCGTAGGTGCTGAGGATCTGCCGGCCGAGCCCGGTGTGGAATTTCTCGTCGATCTCGATCTGCTTGTAGATCTTCACCACCTCGGTGTGGCCCTGGCGCGCGGCGCCGATGAAGGTCGGCTCGAAGCTGCCCGAGGCGGAGGTTTCCGAGACGTACCAGGCCGCTATTCCCGCGAGATGATGACGGTCCATGCAACCCCAGAGCCAGCTGCTCCAGGGCACGGAAGAGTCAGGCACGCTGGTCGGCACGGTGCCGCCGAGCGACTCGACGGCCCGGCCGACGTCCTCATAGTGTTCGGCCTCCTGAAACGACTGCTTGGCAAGCAGCGTGATGTGATTGCGCTTGAAGCGCATGCCGTAGCGGCGGATCTGCTCGTTCAGCAGGAAGACATAATCGATTTCCCGCCACGCCCGCGTTTCAAGCCAGGTCGCCAATACCTTCGGATTCGGGTTCTCGTTGTAGGCGTCGAAGAAGGCCGTCGTGGCCTTCCGCGTGGTCTCGAAAACCGACTCCAGGATTTCGTCGACCTGCGTGCTGATCGGTGCCAGACCATCGCCGCCGCGTACTTTGTTGACGTCAAGCATTCCAGTTTCCCCTGTCTCTTCGAGTGAAGCGTTGCTCTCCTTCGATGAGACTAGGGGAGGTGGTGGGGCGCCGGGAACGCGGCTTGAACTATCGCAGCCTTTAGAGATTCTAAAGCGGGGTCTGGCGGCAGCTACCGCTGGAACCAGCGACGGGCGATACGCTAGTGGTCCGATTCTAACATTCGCATCCCGTTCTAGCAGGCATGTTTGCGAATGTTAGAATCAAAGGACCACTAGCAAATATAGATTTCTAGTGGAGTTTTGGATTTGACATTCGCTTTGCGGGCTCGTGGTTAGGATGGGTAGCGAATGTCAAATCCACTCCACTAGCCGGTCGTCACATCGACCAGCTCGCGGCCGTCGAGCACGGCGCTGGCCTTGGCGCGATCGAGATCGCCCTCCCAGGCCGCGACCACGACGGTTGCGACGCAATTGCCGATCAGATTGCCGAGCGCCCGCGCCATGCCGATGAACCAGTCGACCGAGAGCACGAGCACAAGCCCGATGGCGGGAATGCTCGGTACCGCATTCAAGGTGGCAGCCAGAATGACGATGGCCGATCCGGGAACGCCGTGCGCGCCCTTCGAGGTGATCAGCGACACCGCCAGGATGAGCAGAAGGTCCCCGAACGAGAGCGGCGTGTTGGTGGCCTGCGCAATGAATACCACGGCAAGCGTCAGGTAGATCGAAAACGCATCGAGGTTGAAGGAATAGCCGGTGGGAATGACGAGGCCGACGACGGAATCCTTGACACCGAGCCGTTCGAGCTTGCGCATGACCTGCGGCAGCACTGCGTCCGAGGAGGCGGTAGCGAGCACGATCGTCAGCTCCTCGCGCAGGTAGTTCAGGAACTTGAGGATGTTCAGGCCGGCAAGCGCCAGCACGCCGCCGAGGACAGCGAGTACGAAGATCGCGACCGAAACATAGAACAGCGCAACCAGCGAGATCAGTTGCTTCAGCGAGCCGACGCCATATTTCCCGACCGTGTAGGCAACGGCGCCGAGGACGCCGAGCGGTGCGACGCGAACGATCAGGCCCATGGCGCGGAACAGCACGGTCGATACCGCATCGATCAGGGAGCCGATGCGCTCGCCTTTCTCGCCGCCGACCAGCGCGAGGCTGACGCCGAAGATGATGGCGAAGAACAGCACCTGCAGCACGTCATTGCGCGCCAGCGCGTCGAAGGAGGTGGTGGGGATGATGTTCATCAGGAAGCTGCCGATGCCGCCGCCCTGCAGCCTGTGCGCGTTGTCGGCGTAGCTGCTGAGCGCCTTGGCGTCGAGCGTCGAGGTGTCGATGTTCATGCCGTGGCCGGGGCCGAACAGATAGGCGAGCAGGAGACCTATGATCAGTGCGACCGTCGTCATCACCTCGAAATAGACCAGTGCCTTGACCCCGACCCGGCCGACCTTCTTCAGGTCGCCCGCGCCCGCGATGCCGTGAACGACGACGCAGAACACGATCGGCGCGACGATCATCGAGATCAGCTTCAGGAAGGCGTCGCTCAGGATTTTCAGGCTGACGGCAAATTCGGGTGCGGTCACGCCCAGCACGATGCCGAGGATCAGGCCCGCCAGCACCTGCACGAACAGCGAGGTGTAGATCGGCTTCCGCGCGCCGACCGCTGTCGCTGACATCGTGGCCATGGCGTGCTCCCCCTCGTTCGGCGCATGTTAGCGGAAGCGCAAGCAACACGCATGCCATTTCCGAGAACCGGGAGGCACCGGCCGGGCTTTATCCTTGGCACGTCGCTTGCTTAGTCTTTCGAATGAGCGCGTCGTTCAACCGCGCAGCAGGCGGGGGTGCCGGTTGACGTCCTTGTAGAGGAGGTAGCGGAAGCGACCTGGGCCGCCCGCGTAGCATGCCTGCGGACAGAATGCGCGCAGCCACATGTAGTCGCCGGCCTCCACCTCGACCCAATCCCGATTGAGCCGGTAGACCGCCTTGCCTTCGAGCACGTAGAGACCGTGTTCCATCACATGCGTTTCCATGAACGGGATCACGGCGCCGGGCTCCAGGCTGACGATGTTGACGTGCATGTCGTGGCGCAGGTCGGCGGGATCGACGAAGCGTTGCGTCCCCCATTTGCCGTCCGTGCCGGGCATGCCGTGCAATTCGGCCAGCTTTTCGTTCGTGACGAAAGGGTCCGGCGCGGCAAGGCCGGCGACCGGCTCATAGGCCTTCCTGATCCAGTGGAATTTGGCCAATGCGGCGCTGCGGTTGTGCAGGGCCCACTGCGCGCCGGCTGGAATATAGGCGTAGCCGCCGGCCGCGAGCGTGTGGGCCGAGCCGCCGAGCCAGAGACGCACCTCGCCTTCGACGACAAACAGCACGCTCTCGGCCTGTGCGTCGGCGTCGGGCTTGTCGCTGCCGCCGCCCGGCGCCACTTCCATGATGTAGTGCGAGAACGTCTCGGCAAAGCCGGACAGCGGGCGGGCGATGATCCACAGCCGCGTCTGCTCCCAGTACGGCAGGTAGCTCGTCACGATATCGCGCATCACGCCGCGCGGGATGACGGCGTAAGCCTCGGTGAAGACGGCGCGGTCGGTCAGGAGGTCGGTCTGCGGCGGATGTCCGCCCATGCCCGAATAGTAGTGGTTTGTCATGCAACGCCTCCGATGGTCATGCCGCAAGCGCCATCTGCCCGGCCGTGCCGAGTTCGACTTCTTCGAGGTTGTTTCCAGGGCCCATCCGGTCGACCACGAGAAAGCGACTGTCCGGATCGAGCACGAGCAGGGGATGGTGCCAGACATTGCGCGCATAGTTGACGCCCTGTCGGCCCGAGGCGCGGAAGGCACGGTAGCTCTGCGCCTCGCGTGGGTTTGCGCACACGACGACGAGCCAGGGCCTGTCCTGCATCGGCGCAAAGAGCTGGCTGCCGAGCGGATGGCGCTCCATCAGCGCGATGACGACCGGCGAGGGACGCGGCTGCGCCGTGAACAGGCTGACATTGAGGTTGCCGCCTTCGCTTGCGACATCGATCGTCGCAAGGCCGTTGCAGCGCTCCGCAAAGCCCTGGTTGATCGGTATGGCCTGCGCGCCGGCGGCGTCGATGACGTCGCCGAACGGTGCGAAGGCCTCGCGCGTCAGCGGTTCGATGGGGATCGTCTTCATCATCGCCGTTCGATCCAGGATGCGAGAACCCTGCGCTCGTCGTCGGTTATCTCGGTGATGTTGTTCGGCGGCATAGCGCCGGTCAGCACGGCCTGCAGATAGATGAGCGGCGCGTTATGGGCGATTGCGCCGGACGAGTCCAGAAGAATCGCGGTTCTGCTCGGCATCATCGTTGGCGCTGTTGTCGCGGCACTCACGGGCAAGATGAGCTTTGCCACCGTCGGAAGCTGTTGGCTGTGCCGAGCTTGCGGCCGCCGCAAAGCAGGCGCCAGGCGAGCATTGAGGGCTGATCAGCCCGGCTTTGGGGCCGGGATCGCGTAACTGCAGGTCGAAGTGCAAAGGATCGTCTCTGGATTGGTGGCCGGGAATACGATGCAACGTCCCACGGACGTGGCCTCGCTGGCATGGAGCATTCGGCATTCCGCGAGCAGGTCCGTTGCGGCCGGCCGTTGAAGAAACTGCACGGCAAGCTGGGTTGTGAGGGCGCCCGTGCTGTCTGCGTCCAAGGAAAGGACGACCGCATACATGGCAAGATCAATCAGCGCCATCATCGATGGTCCGCCATGCGTTCCACCGGGTCTCAGGATCTTGGGACTGTAGTCGAGTCGGAGCAGCGCGACCCCCGGATCAATCCTTTCCGCCTGAATGCCGAAGAAGATCGCGGCCGGCATTGTGGCGCGGAGGATATCGTTGAATTCCGACGTTGAGATGCCTGATTTGTGCGCGGACATCGTGCCCATGTGAGCGCTCGTCACGCCGTCTGTTCTTCCCGAAGGCCGAGTTCCTCGCGCATCATTGCCCGCATTTCGACCTTGCGGACCTTCCCAGTGACCGTCATGGGAAACTCCTCCACGAACTTGACATAGTGTGGCGCCTTGAAATGGGCGAGCCGCGCGCGGCAATAGTCACGGACGTCGTTGGCCGTCAGTTCCCACCCGGAGCGCAGCCTGACCCACACGCAAATCTGCTCGCCGAATTTGGCATCGGGAACACCGAATGCGCAGGCCGCCTCGATGCCGGGATGCCCGTGGAGCGTCTCCTCGATCTCGCGCGGATAGATATTTTCGCCACCGCGTATGATCATGTCTTTGAGTCTGCCAACGATGTTGCAATAGCCCTCCGCATCCATCGTTGCGAGATCGCCGGTGTGCAGCCAGCCGGCGGTATCGATAGTCTCGGCTGTCTTTTCGGGGTCGCCCCAGTAGCACTGCATGACCGAATAGCCCCGGACCAGCAGCTCCCCGATGCTCCCGCGCGGCACGGTCGTGCCTTGTCGATCGACGATCTTGATTTCGACATGCGGATGAGCGCGACCGACCGTGCCGACACGGCGCTCGATCGGATCATCGGGCGAGCCCTGACAGCTCAGCGGGCTGGTCTCGGTCATACCATAGCCGATCGTAAGCTCGCGCAAGTTCATTCGTTCGATGACGCGGCGCATGACCTCCAGAGGGCAGGGGCTGCCTGCCATGATGCCTGTGCGAAGCGATCGCAGGTCGAAGCGGGAAAATTGCGGATGCTCCATCTCGCCGATGAACATGGTGGGGACGCCGTACAGGACGGTGCATCGTTCAGCTTCAACCGCCTGAAGGACACGCAGAGGGTCAAACGACGCGTCCGGATAAACCAGTGTTGCGCCATACAACACGGCCATCAGGTTGCCGAGCACCATGCCGAAGCAATGATAGAGTGGAACAGGGAGGCAAATGCGATCGGTGCATGAAAGCTTCAGCGGCCGGCCGCTGAAATAGGCGTTGTTGAGAACATTGTGATGGGTGAGCGTTGCGCCCTTTGGCGGCCCGGTTGTCCCGCTGGTAAACTGGATATTGGTCGCGTCGTCGAAGCCGAATGCCGCGGCGATGTCATGCAGTTCCCGTTCGCCGGTCGCGACGCCGAGTTCGATTACGTTGTCGAACGCGAGGGCGCCGGGCATCGCTTCACCGATCTGGACGATGATCTCGAGCTTGGGAAGCCGTGATGCCTTCAGCCGTCCCGGCTCGGAACCAGCAAGTTCGGGCGCCAGTTCGTTCAGCATGCCCGCATAGTTGCTGCCCTTGTGGGACGTCGCGATGACGAGAGCTTTGCAGCCGACCTTGTCGAGCGCATAGCCGGCTTCCTCGACACGGTAGGCCGGATTGATGGTCACCAGAATAAGACCGGCTTTGGCGGCCGCGAACTGCGCAACCACCCATTCCGCGTTGTTGGGGGACCATATGCCGATGCGGTCGCCCGGACGAAGCCCCAAGGCGAGCAGGCCGGCGGCGAAAGCATTCACCTTGTCCGATAGCTCGCGATAGGTCCAGCGTACATTCTGATAGGGGACGACGAGTGCTTCGCGCGAAGACCAAAGTGCGACCGCGAGATCGAAACGAGCGCCTATGGTCTCGCCGATCAGCGGTTCGTCGCAAGCACCGTGCGCATAGCTGGTCGCGGCTTGAAGCATCTGGTTGACTCCCTTCGTCCTGGTTGACTGGCGCGAGGCCGGAGCAACGAACGCAGCTAGGAGCGTTTTCGCGCCTTCGGCAGTCGCAGTGCCAGGTTTGTGGTGTGACGATCGACGACGCTTGCGAGGTCGGTACCGATCACGCGCAAACGGCCCGTATGGGCGGCGACCAGCGAGCCGATCATCTCGTCGAAGATCACCGCGACCTCGACGTTAAGCTGCGTGTCGGGTATTCCGGCACGCGACAGTTCGGTCCGGAACACGTCAAGCACCGTCAGCAGCTTTTCGTTGAGCTCCCGGTTCAGCTTGGGCGTCAGGCCTCGTGGCCGGGCGCCGTTGAGGAGATAGAGGCTGAGGTCGAGATCGCGCGGGTTCTGGTCGTAGAAGCGGACCAGCGCCCGGAAGGCGGCCGCGAGCCTTTCAAGCGGCTCTCCGTTTGGAGCGACCGATCGCTCGACCTCCATAAAGAGCTGATCGAGCGAGGCGCGGAGGATGTCGGCGTACAGCTCTTCCTTGTTGGCATAGTGAAAATAGATCGCGCCGGTGGTGTAGCCCGCCAGTCGCGCAATTTCGCGCACCGAGGTTCGCTCCAGCCCGAAATCGGCAAAAAGCTTCTTTGCCGCCGAACGGATCAGTTCGCGCTTGGTCGCATCCACTGCAAGTTTGCGGTTTTTCCTCTCGGGATCGTCCATGATCAATCCTGTCCAGCGGAACTGCGCTCGAAGCTTGCGTACATAACGATGTTATGTATTTATAACTTCGTGATGTTCAAAGTCAACACCGAATGGGAGTTCACACATGGCCGTGCTGGAAATCGAAAAACGCAATAGGATCGCTTACCTCAGGCTCAATCGCCCGGAAGCGAAGAACGCGATCAATCTTGAACTGCATAATGCGCTTTGCGCCGCCTGGGATGATCTCGAACGCGACGATCTGACTGACGTGGTGATTATCACCGGCACGGGCGATGCCTTCTGCGCCGGGATGGATCTCAAGACGCACGTCTCCGCCTATGTCGGCGCCTCGCCCGGAAAACTTGCCGATTGGGTGAAGTTGGGGCTTGGTGGCGCGACGCGGGGCAAGCACCGTTTTCCAAAGCCCGTCATCGCTGCAGTGAACGGCTGGGCGCTGGCCGGCGGGTTCGAGACGGCGCTTGCTGCGGACATTCGCATTGCTTCAGAGCGCGCCCAATTCGGGTCGTTCGAAGCGCGCCGGGGCTTCCACCATGGCGACGGCGGCATCGCCCGGCTGGTCAATTTCTGCGGAGTCGGGATTGCGCTGGAGATGCTGCTGACCGCAGAGCCGATTGATGCGTACCGAGCCTTTCAGATCAACCTGGTTTCGCAGGTCGTGCCGCATGAAAAGCTGATGGAGACGGCTGAAGCTGTGGCCAGAACCATCCTCCGCAACGATCAGGCATCCATCCGGTCGGCAAAGCGGGTGACTCTCGACATGGTCGGGCGCAGCCTTGACGACCAGCTCTACAGGGAAGCGTATGCCGCCTATACGCTGATGGCGAGCAACCCGACCGTGCCCGAGCTTCTGAAGAACTTCTACGAGAAGACCGACAAGGGACGACACGGCGTCAGTGCGACGCGCCTGTAGCCGAGCAAACCGCTCAACCTTCAGGCCTGGGAAGCGCGGCCCGAGCGGGCCACGCTTTCCGGGGACGGGTGCGACCTCGCTCGACGCACGCCTACATCCCTTCGAGCTTGCCGCCGCCGAACAGCGTCGGGATGTAGCGCGGCGCGCCGATCGCCGCCATGAAGCGCTGCTTGGTCATGATGGGATCGAGCGCGACCGGCGGATGCACCACTTCGATGTCGGGCTCGGTCGCGAGCACCAGAAACTCCGCGCCGTCGCGCTTTGAGCTGGCCCGCATTTTCGCACCCAGCGCTTCCGGCTTGGCGAGGTTCTCGGCGCGCGCAATGCCTGACGCTCGGGCAAGTGCGGCAAGGTCGAGCCCGGCATTGGTCAGCGCCTGACCGCCGGAGGCCGCGTGAACGCCGTTCTGGATCAAGAGCATCGTGAGGTTGGGCGGATTGACGGCGCCGATCGTGACCAGCGCGCCCATATGCATCAACAACGCACCGTCGCCCTCGACCGCGATCACCGGCCGCTTCGGCTGCGCCACCGCAAGACCAAGCGCGAGCGGCAGCGCAAGCCCCATCGCATCCTCGAAGTAGAAATTTTCCGGCGCGTGATGCAGCGCGGCCCACAGATAGGACGCGTTGCCAAGGCACGTCACCACGAGTGCTTCAGGCGGCAGGGTCGCGGCGAGCGCCTTGTAATAGTCGGCCCTGGTCGGATGAGCGGTCTTCACCATTGGACGTCCTCCCGTGACACCAGCAGCGCAAATGGGCACGATCCCTCTTCGGCATAGGTCGCGGCCTGCTCGACCTGCGGGCCGATCGGCCGGTAGCGATCCGAGCGTGTGTGCGCGAGGCCAAGGCCGGTGAAGACCGGCTCCGTCGCGCGCCCCTTGGGGATGTGATAGAAGACGGGGTCTTCCGGCGCGCCGCGATACGACACCAGCATCAGAAGCGGAAACTGGTAGCGCTGTGCCAGGGAGACCATGCCGGCCCCCATGCTGAGCACGCCGGCGTTCTGCACCAGTAGCGCCGTGCGCACGCCGCCGAGGCGGATGCCGCAGGCGATCGCCAGCGCTTCCTCCTCATGGGTTGCCCGCACCAGCTGCATCGTCGGCTCCTGCTCGATGCGAACCAGCAGCTCGCCGAGCCATCCGTCCGGCACCGAAACGACGGCGCGGAAGCCGAGACGCTTGAGCGTCGCCAGCATTTCCGACGGCCGATGCGCATCTGGGCGTTCTGCACCCGTCTTGGTCATCAATTGCATCTCCTGGTGGCACGCGGTTGGATCGGGGCGCGCCTCGAC
This genomic interval from Bradyrhizobium sp. NP1 contains the following:
- a CDS encoding PDR/VanB family oxidoreductase, giving the protein MRRHCSRDPFIRVVAGHPLQGNTMDASSTFNARVRRLSAVADGVLAIELGHADGGLLPAWDAGAHIDLKLPNGIARQYSLCGELADRETWRIAVLREPNSRGGSAYVHDALRAGDVIPVSGPRNNFALTDANRYLFIAGGIGITPILPMLKEASRHGRPWTLVYGGRTRGSMAFLDEIAGHQDADISIVPQDEFGLIDLDRHLSVPQRGTLIYCCGPGPLIDAVEGASRCWPPASLHRERFAPKLVAEPAAGDSFEVELALSGQVLVVGEDDSLLEVLENAGYQVTNSCRAGICGTCLLKVAAGEPDHRDDLLDDEQRASNAMILPCVSRSKTKRLVLQL
- a CDS encoding dicarboxylate/amino acid:cation symporter, producing the protein MATMSATAVGARKPIYTSLFVQVLAGLILGIVLGVTAPEFAVSLKILSDAFLKLISMIVAPIVFCVVVHGIAGAGDLKKVGRVGVKALVYFEVMTTVALIIGLLLAYLFGPGHGMNIDTSTLDAKALSSYADNAHRLQGGGIGSFLMNIIPTTSFDALARNDVLQVLFFAIIFGVSLALVGGEKGERIGSLIDAVSTVLFRAMGLIVRVAPLGVLGAVAYTVGKYGVGSLKQLISLVALFYVSVAIFVLAVLGGVLALAGLNILKFLNYLREELTIVLATASSDAVLPQVMRKLERLGVKDSVVGLVIPTGYSFNLDAFSIYLTLAVVFIAQATNTPLSFGDLLLILAVSLITSKGAHGVPGSAIVILAATLNAVPSIPAIGLVLVLSVDWFIGMARALGNLIGNCVATVVVAAWEGDLDRAKASAVLDGRELVDVTTG
- a CDS encoding bifunctional allantoicase/(S)-ureidoglycine aminohydrolase, which encodes MTNHYYSGMGGHPPQTDLLTDRAVFTEAYAVIPRGVMRDIVTSYLPYWEQTRLWIIARPLSGFAETFSHYIMEVAPGGGSDKPDADAQAESVLFVVEGEVRLWLGGSAHTLAAGGYAYIPAGAQWALHNRSAALAKFHWIRKAYEPVAGLAAPDPFVTNEKLAELHGMPGTDGKWGTQRFVDPADLRHDMHVNIVSLEPGAVIPFMETHVMEHGLYVLEGKAVYRLNRDWVEVEAGDYMWLRAFCPQACYAGGPGRFRYLLYKDVNRHPRLLRG
- a CDS encoding ureidoglycolate lyase; amino-acid sequence: MKTIPIEPLTREAFAPFGDVIDAAGAQAIPINQGFAERCNGLATIDVASEGGNLNVSLFTAQPRPSPVVIALMERHPLGSQLFAPMQDRPWLVVVCANPREAQSYRAFRASGRQGVNYARNVWHHPLLVLDPDSRFLVVDRMGPGNNLEEVELGTAGQMALAA
- a CDS encoding PaaI family thioesterase, which produces MGTMSAHKSGISTSEFNDILRATMPAAIFFGIQAERIDPGVALLRLDYSPKILRPGGTHGGPSMMALIDLAMYAVVLSLDADSTGALTTQLAVQFLQRPAATDLLAECRMLHASEATSVGRCIVFPATNPETILCTSTCSYAIPAPKPG
- a CDS encoding AMP-binding protein; this encodes MLQAATSYAHGACDEPLIGETIGARFDLAVALWSSREALVVPYQNVRWTYRELSDKVNAFAAGLLALGLRPGDRIGIWSPNNAEWVVAQFAAAKAGLILVTINPAYRVEEAGYALDKVGCKALVIATSHKGSNYAGMLNELAPELAGSEPGRLKASRLPKLEIIVQIGEAMPGALAFDNVIELGVATGERELHDIAAAFGFDDATNIQFTSGTTGPPKGATLTHHNVLNNAYFSGRPLKLSCTDRICLPVPLYHCFGMVLGNLMAVLYGATLVYPDASFDPLRVLQAVEAERCTVLYGVPTMFIGEMEHPQFSRFDLRSLRTGIMAGSPCPLEVMRRVIERMNLRELTIGYGMTETSPLSCQGSPDDPIERRVGTVGRAHPHVEIKIVDRQGTTVPRGSIGELLVRGYSVMQCYWGDPEKTAETIDTAGWLHTGDLATMDAEGYCNIVGRLKDMIIRGGENIYPREIEETLHGHPGIEAACAFGVPDAKFGEQICVWVRLRSGWELTANDVRDYCRARLAHFKAPHYVKFVEEFPMTVTGKVRKVEMRAMMREELGLREEQTA
- a CDS encoding TetR/AcrR family transcriptional regulator; this encodes MDDPERKNRKLAVDATKRELIRSAAKKLFADFGLERTSVREIARLAGYTTGAIYFHYANKEELYADILRASLDQLFMEVERSVAPNGEPLERLAAAFRALVRFYDQNPRDLDLSLYLLNGARPRGLTPKLNRELNEKLLTVLDVFRTELSRAGIPDTQLNVEVAVIFDEMIGSLVAAHTGRLRVIGTDLASVVDRHTTNLALRLPKARKRS
- a CDS encoding enoyl-CoA hydratase/isomerase family protein, translated to MAVLEIEKRNRIAYLRLNRPEAKNAINLELHNALCAAWDDLERDDLTDVVIITGTGDAFCAGMDLKTHVSAYVGASPGKLADWVKLGLGGATRGKHRFPKPVIAAVNGWALAGGFETALAADIRIASERAQFGSFEARRGFHHGDGGIARLVNFCGVGIALEMLLTAEPIDAYRAFQINLVSQVVPHEKLMETAEAVARTILRNDQASIRSAKRVTLDMVGRSLDDQLYREAYAAYTLMASNPTVPELLKNFYEKTDKGRHGVSATRL
- a CDS encoding thiamine pyrophosphate-dependent enzyme — translated: MVKTAHPTRADYYKALAATLPPEALVVTCLGNASYLWAALHHAPENFYFEDAMGLALPLALGLAVAQPKRPVIAVEGDGALLMHMGALVTIGAVNPPNLTMLLIQNGVHAASGGQALTNAGLDLAALARASGIARAENLAKPEALGAKMRASSKRDGAEFLVLATEPDIEVVHPPVALDPIMTKQRFMAAIGAPRYIPTLFGGGKLEGM
- a CDS encoding thiamine pyrophosphate-binding protein — protein: MTKTGAERPDAHRPSEMLATLKRLGFRAVVSVPDGWLGELLVRIEQEPTMQLVRATHEEEALAIACGIRLGGVRTALLVQNAGVLSMGAGMVSLAQRYQFPLLMLVSYRGAPEDPVFYHIPKGRATEPVFTGLGLAHTRSDRYRPIGPQVEQAATYAEEGSCPFALLVSREDVQW